The Natrarchaeobius halalkaliphilus genomic sequence CAACGTGGTAGCAGCGATGTACCACGACGTTCTCATTCCGACGGACGGGAGCGACGGCACTCGACGGTCGATCGTTCACGGGCTGACGATCGCAGAGCGGTTCGATGCGACGGTTCACGCGCTGTCGGTCGTTCCCGAGGGACCACTCGGAACGCTCGAGAGCGAAGAAGCGACACCAGCAGCCCACCGTGCGGTCGATCACGTCGCCGCGACAGCAAAACGCTCGGGGCTCGAAGCAGTTACTGCCGTAGATCACGGTGTTCCCCACGAGGAGATACTCTCGTATGCGGACGAACACGGGATCGACATGATCGTCATGGGAACTCAGGGTCGGACCGGGCTCGATCGCGTGCTGGTCGGGAGCGTGACGGAGCGCGTCGTTCGGATGGCCGACGTACCGATCGTGACCGTCCGGTTGACCGACGACCGACGGATCGAAACCTCGGAAGAAGCCGAAGCGATCGCGCGCGAGTCACTCGAAGAATCGGTGACCGATTCCGGCGACGAAGCCAAAACGCGGGACAGCTATCGTATCAGCGCGACCTGGTACGTCGAGTTCGGGACTTCATCCGGTCCCATCCAGGTTCAGGTCGACGCCGTCTCGGGCGAAACGAGGCGCTCGAACGTCGACGAGTGACGGCGAACGTTGCGATCGACCGAATCGCGCTCATCTATCCGTTCATGTTCCGTTGTTGATCGGCGTCTGGTCGCTGACGGACAGCAGTTCCCCTCACAGGATTTGCTTTCCGAACGCGCTGGCGGCGAGTTCGGCCGCCACCGTTGCGGTCTCGTTTCGTTCGTCGAGGATCGGATTTACCTCGACGACGTCCATCGACCGAATGAGTCCGTCAGCGTCGTGGCGTCTCGAGACGGTCTCGAGTGCCGAATGGGCCTCGCGGTAGGTGACGCCGCCGCGAACCGGCGTTCCCACGCCCGGTGCAGTCGTCGGATCCAGCCAGTCGAGGTCGAGACTGACGTGGATTCCGTCGGTGCCGTCCGTGGCCACTGAGAGAGCGTCCTCGACGACTGCGGTTATTCCTCGCTCGTCGATATCGGACATCGTGAACGCGGTCAGTTCGCTCTCGCGAACTCGTTTGCGCTCCCGTTCGTCGATACTCCGGAGACCGACGTACGCGATCGCGTCCTCTCGAACGCCCGATGCGTTCGCCCACTCCATTTCGCCGAACATTCCGCGTCCGAGCGTCGCGCTGAGTGGCATTCCGTGGACGTTTCCGCTGGGGGAGGTCTCGGGAGTGTTCAGGTCGGCGTGAGCGTCGAACCAGATCACCCCGAGGTCGGCGTCCCGAGACGAACCGCGCAACGATCCGATCGAAACGGAGTGATCGCCGCCCAGAACGAGCGGAAACTCGCCGTTTCCGATCGCATCGGCGACGCGGTCGGAGAGCCGCGTACAGACGTCTTCGATCTCCCGAAGGAACTTCGCGTTTCCACGCCTCGGGGACCCCGCATCGGGGTCTCGTTCTTCGG encodes the following:
- a CDS encoding universal stress protein, with translation MYHDVLIPTDGSDGTRRSIVHGLTIAERFDATVHALSVVPEGPLGTLESEEATPAAHRAVDHVAATAKRSGLEAVTAVDHGVPHEEILSYADEHGIDMIVMGTQGRTGLDRVLVGSVTERVVRMADVPIVTVRLTDDRRIETSEEAEAIARESLEESVTDSGDEAKTRDSYRISATWYVEFGTSSGPIQVQVDAVSGETRRSNVDE
- the rocF gene encoding arginase, with the protein product MDSTVRIIGVPMDYGADRRGVDMGPSAIRYGGLGTELEDAGVEPVDGGDLFVPRAEERDPDAGSPRRGNAKFLREIEDVCTRLSDRVADAIGNGEFPLVLGGDHSVSIGSLRGSSRDADLGVIWFDAHADLNTPETSPSGNVHGMPLSATLGRGMFGEMEWANASGVREDAIAYVGLRSIDERERKRVRESELTAFTMSDIDERGITAVVEDALSVATDGTDGIHVSLDLDWLDPTTAPGVGTPVRGGVTYREAHSALETVSRRHDADGLIRSMDVVEVNPILDERNETATVAAELAASAFGKQIL